The Anabas testudineus chromosome 11, fAnaTes1.2, whole genome shotgun sequence genome has a segment encoding these proteins:
- the sem1 gene encoding 26S proteasome complex subunit SEM1 produces the protein MSDKKQTVDLGLLEEDDEFEEFPAEDWTGLDEDEDAHVWEDNWDDDNVEDDFSNQLRAELEKHGYKMETS, from the exons ATGTCAGACAAGAAACAGACAGTGGACCTCGGCTTATTGGAGGAGGACGATGAGTTTGAAGAGTTCCCAGCCGAGG ACTGGACCGGGCTCGATGAAGATGAAGACGCTCATGTTTGGGAGGACAACTGGGATGATGACAACGTAGAAGATGATTTCTCAAATCAGCTTAG AGCGGAGCTGGAAAAACATGGCTACAAGATGGAGACGTCATAG